A window of the Cannabis sativa cultivar Pink pepper isolate KNU-18-1 chromosome X, ASM2916894v1, whole genome shotgun sequence genome harbors these coding sequences:
- the LOC133031837 gene encoding secreted RxLR effector protein 161-like: protein MAKIPYASAVGSLMYAMLCTRPDICYVVGIVSRYQSNPGHEHWNAVKYILKYLKSIRNLVLVYKGGALNPIGYTDSDFQASLEDRKSTSGMVFTLGGGAVVWRSAKQTTISDSTMEVEYIAAAEVAKELVWLRKFFTSISVVPGMEKPLVLLCDNNGAIENSKEPRSHKRSKHIERKYHIIREYVARGDVLVEKVDTEDNLADPFTKVLAVTAFKKHCQNLGLIDMT from the coding sequence atggcgaaaattccctatgcctctgcagttggaagtctaatgtatgcaatgttatgcactagacctgacatctgttatgttgttggaatcgtgagcaggtatcagtctaatccaggacatgaacattggaatgcagttaagtatattctgaaatacttgaagagtataaggaatcttgtgttagtctacaagggtggtgctttaaatcccataggctacactgattcagatttccaggcaagtctcgaagacaggaaatctacatctgggatggtgtttactcttgggggtggagcagtggtttggagaagtgctaagcaAACCacaatatcggactcaactatggaagttgaatacatagcagcagccgaagttgctaaagaacttgtctggctaagaaagttcttcactagcataagtgttgttcctggaatggaaaagcctctggttttactttgtgataacaatggagcaatagaaaacagtaaggaacctcgaagccacaagagaagcaaacacattgaaaggaagtatcacattatcagagaatacgtggcaagaggggatgtactagttgagaaagttgacacagaggacaacctagctgatccatttaccaaagtcctggccgtgacagcctttaaaAAGCactgtcagaatttaggattaattgatatgacctaa